The Triplophysa dalaica isolate WHDGS20190420 chromosome 18, ASM1584641v1, whole genome shotgun sequence genome includes the window CCCCTTTTTTGTTCACTTAAGATACTTGGTACCATGGTGTGGGAGATTTCAGTTCTTTATTAATTACGTTTAGTTGTCCTAAATGTGTGTGAGAGTTTGACTAAGATCCTCGACTCTACAAGCACTATAGAGAATAAATGGATAGAATTGGTAATGCGTTGTAATTATATAACTATAATTAAAAGTCAATATAAAGATCTAATGAATAGATCATTAcaattgtttttgcatttattcatttagcagacactttaatTCAAAGTCACTTAGAAGTAAGCTTTTTAAGAGAGCAAAGAAATGGTTTGTCTTACATGTTGGTATTTATGTCTTGACTTATCATTTGTGGTTTTTGTTAATCAGTTGATCTATGTTGTGCATGAAAGCTAGATAAAAGGGTTTGAAACACATCCACCCACGCCAGAGAGAGCAGACAGAGGCAAATGAGATGTATACGTGACCTGTTAGGATTTCACAGAGTTAATGCTAATCATTGGACACCCGTGGACTGCTGTTCCCTTTGAAACTGATCAGTGAGTTTATGATATCCTTTAGTAGCCCACATCAATGACTGGATTTCCTAGCAGCAGCTTGTGTGTTCAACTAACGGGGAATACTTTCTCTGAATATTTGATTCAAACACTAATTCTAATTCagaacatttttgtgaattCTCCAATCTACAAATCCAGGTTCATCATAAAAGATGTTCTGTATGGCTGTGACGTGTTTACctgaattatttaaattaaaatatttatatgagtAAAAAGTGCAACTCGTATACTGTCCTAACTATAACGCACAATCCGGTTATTTTAAAGCGTCCAGCGTTGAGGCTGATAAATATTTTGCTAAAGGTTCCATTAAAACTGACTCCGGCTGAAATCTTTTTGAAGAAATTGACGCATTTACTTTTCACCATTCCCCCCCCTCTTTGATACTCAAATGCACTCAAAAGCAGACATCGCATCGAAAGCATTTATTGTACAACATAATTTATAGGCTCTATATCGATAGAACAAAATAATGAGAATGTACAGATTGGCAAATTCTTCATGCAAGAATACTGTAGAAAAATAATTCGGCTTCCCGTCAATTTTTTATGCTAAAGCAAAGTTCTTTTAAAATCTATATTGAACACTTAAATGATTGAGGAATCTCATTTGAAATTTGACCACATGCATTGAATCGTCTCATTTGAAAGGGTATTGAGACGTAGAAAGGCTGACAGTAAAAGGCTAGAATACGTTCAAGTTCGCCGAAGTAAGGAGCGCATTTCTTTCCGTTCACCACAGCTGTGTATGGAATAAAACCTGTACATATATTTGCCACCTATTGTATATCTGTAACAGTAACGCATCTAGAGACACTATGTTATTGCAACAATATTGAAAAACGCGACTTTGCTTGGGAAATATTCTCTTGCTTGAATTAGTAAATGTTAAGAAACTTGAAAGCGACCGGCAAATTAAACATATACCGCATGGAGTCAGACGAGGTGCCgataatgtaatattttgtgaaacaataaataattattcattGGACTAATTTATACTATCCACTAAAATTATTTCTGTTCCGTGGCATCGTACTCTAACTCAAACCGCTTCCCGGGATGTTGTTTCTTATCCTCCGTGCGACTTTTAGTGGCGTTTTCCAGAATCTCGAGTAGGATACTGGCTTGATTACAGCCGGCCGCATCCCAATCCTCACACGGAGGATTCGCCTCCCACTGTCTTTTTCCAGGATGTTGGCGTTTTTCCAGATCCAACAGGTCTTCAGTTGTCCGGTCGCTCTCGTACAATTCGCGCCTACCGGGATGCTGTCGTTTCTGAAGCAGCATCAGGTACCGTCTTCCCGGATGCTGGCGTTTGGAGAGCCCGATCTCTGCGCTCGGATTCTCCCCTACTATCTGCTCAAGGGACAAGCGCTTTCCGGGATGCTGTCTTCTAATCCTCTCCTCATCCTCGCGTTTCCCGGGATGTTGTCTCTTCTCGAGGGAAGAGCCGACTTCATAGTCCGCATCCTCGCGTTTACCTGGATGTTGTCGTTTGCCCGGGTGTTGCCTCTTTTCCATCCACTCTGACTCGGATAGGACCTCTTCACCTGGTGGGGGGAAATCAGAATCTAAGAATTATTAACTTGTGACGTTTGACTTTGTGATAATGGAAAGCAATCATCTCACATCGCAATTATTAACCGATTATTAAGAACTTGTTACGTAAATAATGCGAACATGTCATCTAACCTAACTCTTTTTCAGCTTGATGTGCTTTGGGAGGCGAATGCAGTGCCATACCCAGCGGTCAGATCAAGAAGCAATAGTTCCTTAAAAATGTGACTCTTGTATGCAGGTCAAGGATCCACGgtcattgtttttcattatttaaaaaaattgtctgaCATTCTGTTTTGCTTCATCGGTTATCGGTTCATTGGATCTATGAAGCTACTGATCAATGGcaatattttgacttttttttaaatgaaataaaaataagtgtAAAGAATATATTGGCTTTCTTGGATTGTATCTTTGATATTATATCGGTATAATTTCTGTTATCATTAGTCTAATTATAACTTCTTAGTCGTTTAGTTTCCATGCTCGTGCATATCTTAGCTACTGACTAatctgttattttgttaaaagtgGAATTATTGTATTTATGTGAATGTAAGCAGACACCTTTGGCGTTGTTCTCGTCCTCCATCTGTGTGAGTAAAGAGCTGATGAGCAGATTCTCGGCGCGCTGGAAGAGCTCACCAAGAGACGGGTCTTCCTTCCCCGGGAGACTCTGGGACTGAGTCACGGGTGACATAAACACCGACAGGGAGGCCAAGATGATCACACACGCCGCCCTCATGGCAACCTCTGTCCTGCTCGccaatataaacacaaataatttatataacttaaatgttcacaaaaataattttatagttCAGAATGAGACAACACATCAAACCATCACTAAGAAACTTCCACAATGTCCTATAATACGTTGATATGGTTATCATTTAGTACATTAGTCTATATCAAAGTTTTGTAGAGGGTAGAAAGATAAAATACTGCATGCGTTTCAGTTGATCTTACCTGCAGTGGATGGTTTGTTGACTTGCAGCCTCCTGTGGAAAATCTGTTGATGATGAATAGATGTAGTCTATCTAGATATATAAGCAACTCGAGTTCAAATGCAGCTGTCCTCGAAACTTTGACAGTAACCGACCTGTTCAGGCCGAGGTTAGTGGTGTGAAGCGTGAAGTCGCATGAACTTTTTATATAGGCGTTCTCCGCCCCCGTCACACCGACCCTTTGACGATCTCAGAGAACTTCATCACTTTGATGTCATGCTTGCAGtaaacatttaaccatgaggGGGGCAGCATGCTCCTACACCGGCTGCCTGTAGCCTACTCAGATTGGGTTCATTCATAACATTTTCTTAATGCTTTAAAGCTATTCTTTACTCCATTAAATATGCATCAATGTACATGTATTGTACCTGTATGTGTCAAATTCTGTATGGGCATATCCCTCAAAGCTTCTCCttcaaaaaaagtaatttaatatttttacaattgttGTCCAGGAACCAAATTAGCCCATAAAAACACATTGACCTTTTGTGATGGACTGCCCCAATTGCCAACAGTaaccaaaataaacagattgtaaaaaataaaacaaataataaacaaatataaaaataaaaataaaaaatatcattaacCCAATAACTTTGGGAATTGAATATCAGGATCATCAAGTGTATTGTCAAAAATTGATCTGATTGAGTGCAGTTTATCATTACACTTACTGTTCAATGCAATGTATTTGACCTTTTCTTTCCAGTTTTACATATGAAGTAGAAAGTATCATGAACTgccatttttacaatatctttcttaaaataactgtttatttaaactaccaaaaacaaatattttaattacataacaaacaaatacatgttaTTTGTATACATGTTATAAGACAAATCATGACTGACCATATGAGGACTATTCAATGTTGAAATAGcaataaaaatagcaaaaagGACAGTGCAAACATCTTTATAAAATTCACCGTTATTAAAACTACCAAAAAAATCATGATGAGGACCATTCAAAGTACTGCTGTTGAACCCATAAAAAGAGCAAAAAGAAGGAAAGTGCAAACATTTTCCACAATTGTAAGAATGAATTATGGGTGTTTTCACACTTGGTCCTGAACTCAGACCCCTTTAAAGATGCactgaaatcaaaatgtatgttttttccttttattaaaagaaTGTTAGCCCTAAGGACATCAATACACTGATATGCTCCTAAGCGGTTAGAGAGTGGGACTCATGACCAGAAGGCCGCCGATTCGATTCTCTGTGCCGACGGATAACCACTAAGGTGCCCTTGAGGAAGGCACCTTACCCCCGTTTGCTCCCCAGTGATCGCTGCacactgtatgtgtgttcacctcTCAGGACTTGGAGCCTTCCCAGTCGACGGCCCACCAGAGATGCAGACCCTTGTGGAGGAAGACTCTGCCCCCCTTCAACAGTCCGCTAGGAAAACTAAGCTGCTCTGACGGGGTGAGCCCAGGGAGACCATTCCTTCTGCGTCTCCACCAAAGCCGGGcgttttcagggcctggcgctcACTCTCTCACAAAAAAGAGTTTCCTCTCTCCCTGGGTTTTCTCCTCTCCCCAAAGCACTCTCGACACAATGGTTTCTCGGGCGAGTCCATCCTGCGCTGCCTTGCGGAACCTCCACTGGACGTTTAGTCACCCGGCGACAACAAGCAGGTTAGTCAGCGGAGCCCTAAACTTCCCCGGGACTCTGCCTGCCACCGAACAACCATAACTGGACAGTGAAGCAGATCGTCTCTCACCTCCTCTGTCACGGTACTTTGGTGCTCGGCTAGAGCCCACCAGCCCGTCCTGGTGGCCAGAGCAAACAATCCGTGTGGGCTATGCGATTCAGTTCTTGGTTCTTGGCATTCTCCAGACCTCAGTGCGAGGGGAGAACGCTTCCGTGCTGAGTTCGCCACTCCTCTGGTGAAGTAGAGCCCGTCCCTCTAGCCTAGATATCTTCCGGGTTGTACAACCCGTACTTCATGTTTCCCAAGAAAGTTGGGGGGCTGCGCCCCATTTTGGACCTGCGCTCCCTGAACAAACACCTCCACAGGTTGCCGTTAAGGATCCAAGCACAGAAGTGGATATTCAACTATTTCGACGACTGGCTCATCTTGTCTCACTCATGAGATCTGTTGTGGACCCACAGGGACCTTGTACTTCGGCACGTAGACCATCTGGGTCCTTGGATCAGATGGGAAAAGAGCAGGATTCCCCAGCGAAGAGCATCTCTTATCTCGGTATTGAACTCTGCTCTGTCCCTCTGAGAGTGCGTCACACCAACGAGCACGCACAGTCGATACTGAGCTCTCTGAAACGTTCAGACAGACACCAGAGGTCCCCCTTAAACTATTCATCACGACAGTTGCCTCCTTGCACGGGTGAGGTGCTATGTGCAATGGGCATGCAGTGTCTCCCCCGTTTGCGGTGGCACATCAACTGCCTTGAGTTGCTGGCTGTCCTTTGGCACTGAGGAGGTTTCAACCTCTTGTCCAGAACAAGCATGTGCTCCAACACTGGACAACAAAAGTCTCATGGGTAAACGTTTGGCCTTTGCCAAAAAAATTCCTGTGCTactcaagactggttttgtgacatgtagtaaaattaaaaagtgtGCAGTAAAACTTTATGCCCTGTACATAGGGTGAACTTTCTAGGGGATATATATGTATAGAAGataaattctgtttaaaaacagacaaatatatCTTAGTCTTAGAAGGCCTTGATTAGCCTACATTTTACGATAATGTTACAGGGCACCAGAAGCGATGTTTACCACCTCGCAAACCACTCAAATGCTTGGGGGCCACATGCAGTTAAATCATTTGATGATTGCTTTTGATGCCAATCACCAGAATAAGTCAAACGCACTACAGGTCTGACTTGGTTGTAAAACCAATCAAACTTTCTAATTCAGCTAGGGGTTGTGTTACCTGTGTGCTTTGCCGCTCAGCAAGAGGCACAATCACCTGTTCATTCAACACAGACTCATGGGAAATCGTGACattgtcacaaactgtaatctaTTAAATCGAGATCATGGACACAAATGTCGCAGTTTTAATGTGTCAGTCAGCACAACCTTTTTTGTATCACCCAGCACTACTttcaatttaatacattttacggTATAACATATACATTATctttaatatgtataaatatatatatcaactcACTCTGGGAATTCAACCCTatttacaaggtggctcattTGAGTGAATTCATATTTCCTACGatctcatttgtatgttttgttatgattaGACTTTGCCTAAGGTGTGACGTTTAGtgtaggggcggggttagggtggccatttatcattgctttACCACCTCGTGATACTCGCATTTTTAGCAAAACTAGCATTGaaactgtgattttagggtttttGGGTGATGTGAAGTGGTTAGTCACCTCCTAAAATATGTATGGCTTCTTTTGTTATAAggttataaaaatacaaatgtacatacacacaaGGTTTGTGTGTTGAAAGTCATTCTAAGTGACACAGAGTTGTGCTGAGTGACATGAAAAATGAGGAAATTCATCTCCATGAGCACGAATCAATAGATTCCAAATTTAGTGCCTATGCCACCAACTGCCTTGAGACTGGGTTGGTTCATGACATATTGCTAACATTTACAGGAATAACATTATTTATGTGGAGTCCTTCAAATAAAGTATGTCACAAATACAGTAATGACACAGCGGAATGTGAACAtgtgattttgaaaatgtctcACAATTACTGCTGTCTGATATTGCGAATTAACTTTATTTTGCTGTTATTAGAAATGATTAGATGCGTctgcaaaaatgtaaagataATAAGACCCTTGCTCCATACAGCGTTAAAAGCAAGGGGCACATGTCTTTTTAGACAAATGATagacaaaaaaacagatttgagaCTAGTGCATTAAACCTTGATTTCCCTGAAAACAGACAGGTTGCTTGGAGGATCCATTTAATAACATCTAGCAATGAATGTCCATCTGTTTCCATTTGCTTGTTTCTAAAGTACATCAAtaactttttgtgttttaccGGAAATTACATCAATTTAACTAATGCTATTGATTTTAATTGTAGTTTAAGACAGTCTTCACTAAGTTAGACCACATCATTTAGACCACGTTTTTAGGGTTTAGGGTATTTGATAGCCACACATAAATACAATCTTATATTATATACTTTAAAGAAAGTCTTAAGAAATTGTATTCTTAAATATTATAagcaatttccttttttaatgtGAGTTCACCATAGTCTAGAAAGCAAGCACTGAAATCTTGAGGGTTCTTTactattaaataaaattcattTCAATAATGTTTACTTGATTTGTTCTGCTCGCATTTGTTATACCACATGCAATAATTATTGATATATTACAAATACAgttattattgatatttatttatttgattacattttaagGTATGAAAATTTGCCCCACAATTTTTGAGGTAGTTTTGTGTGCTGTTATTCAgttcaaagtaaaataaataaagttgtatattgcatgcatgtgtgcgtgtgtgtgcgtgcgtgtttgtcACTAATTCCGTATACTCAATATTACTGTTGTTGTTCAattcaaagaaaaatgtatgtatgtttggGGACCTCAGGTCTTGACTTTGGAAAGGTCCCCCAATAtagtaaacaaaatgttaaagtgaCTATAACAACAGCACCCTTAGTATGCTCTTTATAACAGGACTTTCTTGTTCACTACAATGTCTGCGGTTGCACAGTTAATAGTTGAAATCAAACCAATGTTTACAGATAGCATTAGTTAAAATACTCCCTGGTTTGCCCTGCTACTGTTTGAAATGTAATGTTGAATTATGCCTACtgttaacataacatttaagtAAACACAATGGTCgcattgtaaaaaatgttaaaaacttaTCAAGGGAGATGGTGTGGTCAAGGATTTTTTGGTGTTGGGAAGTGGTGTCTTATAGCTAGCCTTAcacaataattaaacaaactgtctaattttaatacaatttcatTAACAAATCTTTAGATTAACAAATCTAACAAACCAAAAGAATTttcatacaaaaaatacatgcaatttttgtgttaaaatatgATACTAATAAAAATTATTGACATTAGTAAATAGgcattattcattaaatattttatatgattgTCGTGTAGTATGACTAATAACCATAAGGGGGCCCTGaagtgtttaaacatgaattaaCATAAAGAGCAGTGGATTTTAATAGACGTGTAAGAAAGGCCACCCCTCAGAAGTGAACTCTCCCAAGCAGTACCGTCTCTCCTCGTGAATTAGACTGTTCCATAACTTTCCCGGGAGTTGTAGTGAGTGAGAGCAAGACGGTAgtgagtgagtgtttgtttacatttattaagaGTTAAGTTAGTCAGAAGTGCTATTATTAAAAGACTTAAGTACATCCTGGTGTGAGAATTAATGTTCTAACTGTCAGGACATCCTGTGCCCTTTAAATAATCCAAACCAAGTGTGAAATAAGTTTTTACATGGTCCTTCGAGTCGGATCCGCTGAGTGCTACTGACATGTCTCACCCAGAAAGAGAACTACCCGTTGTGCGACCAAGGAGAAGAGTGAACCCACCAGTTCACATCAGAGAGTACCTGTTCAGCAGACCTGATTCTCATCGATAGCAGGAACAGTCACCTAGCTATCAGGGTGTAGGAGATGATATACTGCCAAGTTCTCCAGGTCAGTCCAGATCCAGTTCACCTGTTACTATTGCCACAGATCACAACTAGATTAGAAGAGAAGGACCGTGAGAATTGCAACAGCAATCCAGCCAACTCACTGTAATAATCTCAACTGTCCAAGAGATGCATCGACAGAATGTTGATGAGTTTTCCACTGCTGTGATGCCATCACCATGTTTTCACCCACCAGCAGCTCACATCCAGACTCCATAGCCTCACTATCTAATACCAGCTCCACGCTCCAGGCTGCCATCTGCTGCTAAGAGACTTAttcatgaacatgaacatgaacatttcCTCCACCTCATGTGTGTGACCTTCCTTTACAGCACAATATAGCTATTCACCACAGTTCAAGTATCTGGACTATTACCAGTATTCCCTGCGACAAGAGAACCAGAGGAGGCCAGCCCACACGGAATACACTTCAGATGATTTCTTACCTTCATCTACCCAGAAGAAAATCTATAGGGGTCCTGCTCCTTCCATCCCCTTACAGAAATCTTCAGACCCCAGACAGTTTTCAAGGCTGAGAATTGCATTAGAGAACATTCTACCTGACAATGCCACAGAATACTTGCAGACCACCTGCAACTGGAGGAGGCCCTCTTGGTGGCGGACACTTAAAGCAATTCAAGGTTTCCTTTCACAAACACTACGAGAGATCTGAATAACAACCTCACCGATTAGCCTTGCAACGAATATGAGATGATGGACGGCGCTTACATATGCTGGGGAGATGAAACAGCATTCAGGATGTTTGGACTGCAGGTGCACTTACTTGTCAGAATGTTGCAACAGCTAGGCCACAAAGGTAGTGAAGAGCTGGAATGTGGATCACACGTGTCTTGTCTACTAAGTAAACTGCCAAATGATCTGATGTCGAGCTTCAAGAGATATACCCACCCACTGCAAGTTGCTATTCCCACCTTGCTGGACTTTCCTCGTTGGGTAGAACATGAGCTTCAAGTACAGGAAGAAACAACCAGTTTGTCTGTCATCCAAAGCAGGATGCCTCTGCAAACGTTCAAGACAGGGTGAGAGTGGATATTGATGTTGATATTGATATTGATACAAGCTGGTTCCTAAAGGGAACTGGTCAAGCTAGTGCAAGCTGCTTGTGTTGTAAAGCTCAGTCAGGACCAGGTGGACAACACAAAGGAACCCTGGTCCAATCCACATCACATGGTGCACATACTGGGAAAATCTGGCCAGTCTTTAACTGTACCTTCTTAGACCAAGGGCACAATCTGAATGAGCTCCTATTACCTGATCCAACACTTGGTCTGTTACTGCTAGCAGTGCTTCTGCGTTTCTGGGAGCATTCTGTTCAGTATCAGTAGTGACATCCGAGGCATGTTCCATCAGGTATGCCTCTAACCAAAGAATAAACCACTGCTGAGATACATTTGGAGACAAATGCAAAGAGACAGAATCCCTGATTTCTATGAATGGCAGGTGCCGCCATTCAGGACGACTTGCAGTCTGTGTTGTGCCTCATTTGCTTTTCAAAAGCATGTTCTCGATCACAGGCAGCCTGGAGAGGACACTTACTAAtattggagtcaatgggtgttaagatctgtttggtcataagcattattaataatatctttctctgtgttcatcagaacaaagaaatgtatacacatatggaacaacttgaagttgagcaaatgatgtcagaattttcctttttgggtgaagtatcactttaacattAATCGAAGAAACACAAGACATTCTGTTCtctttttgttctgtaaaaAGACTTGACTGAATAGTTCCACGTCCAAAAAGCAATGGTATTTTTGGTAAGTGGAGTATGCTTGTGTCTTATCCTTTTGTGAGTTAGGGCTTATGTTTGTAACCTAAATCTCACTTTGCTATTTCCGTGACATTCAAGCTAAATCAAATGTTGCATAGCattctatttttttaagacACTCTGAAGAAGCCTTCATTTCCTTTCAGAATTACAATGAGGTATATAATGAGTCTAGGACTGAGGGGCGACTGAAATCTTATTGTTAAAAGCAAACATCATTCTTGCTAGGCTTCCTCTAAGCCCCTCTGAATTAATTATGCACTGCTCACAGCGTTTAAAAATCTTGACAAACTCCCATACAGTTGGCCAGCTGATGGTAGAATGACAGCAAGGGAATCACCATGTAATGGATTAAATCAGCCATATTTATGCACTGTCATGTCCAATACTTCAACtgtcaacaccattcatttcATATGTACAAGGGGAAAAGAAGTGGAAAAGAAAATAGAGTTCAAATTAACTGGCTTACATTTTAGGAGGACCTTCCTTGCATGAGATAAATGTTTTAGGAAATCAGTCTGTGGTTTACCACACTAAATTTACTCGACTATTCGCTGTTACAGTGTGTATTATGATCTGGGATATTTAAATATGATGCATTTGATATTATATGGAAGTGACCGATTTTAAAGTCAAAGATGACTTCACTATTTTTGGCTCTTTGAGACAGGCGACATTTAACACTTTTTCTTGACAAAGTTTCCTTTTATAAAGATTTCTACCAGTTGATTCTGGCTTTCTACATCGACTTGAAATGTGTGCTTTTTGTTGAGt containing:
- the trh gene encoding pro-thyrotropin-releasing hormone, whose translation is MRAACVIILASLSVFMSPVTQSQSLPGKEDPSLGELFQRAENLLISSLLTQMEDENNAKGEEVLSESEWMEKRQHPGKRQHPGKREDADYEVGSSLEKRQHPGKREDEERIRRQHPGKRLSLEQIVGENPSAEIGLSKRQHPGRRYLMLLQKRQHPGRRELYESDRTTEDLLDLEKRQHPGKRQWEANPPCEDWDAAGCNQASILLEILENATKSRTEDKKQHPGKRFELEYDATEQK